Proteins encoded within one genomic window of Ranitomeya variabilis isolate aRanVar5 chromosome 4, aRanVar5.hap1, whole genome shotgun sequence:
- the LOC143767148 gene encoding uncharacterized protein LOC143767148, which translates to MENLRIHPNRMQSSVRMVTKQVALFKDHNVTESNVAILVNDPRQCSSVFIKGEPASCDASNPTDTAEYAITESKWRGEPADMKEEPTSCDIQQLEDNAVYTPKDHTQDSSTDIKEEHAVYDIENSINADSCTPADHRPDLSSHMKEESDPSHDGSLINADLSKPLHHVEQDPVEMKKEPVSHDGRIISVHCSDKSIDHTHEYLPANVKEESDFREASNNAISTVCSHIKEEPDSFTEKYTTDQNIIVPRNNTVSSNFRRNEVKQENSVIALSKQSGRNEDCEFICVECGRSFNDITALGKHQRHHVKQKVFHNYESEDIQPPSQCECPECGKNFQTNCQLLVHQRSHIREKSFKCSFCGKRFSERGTLVRHERIHTGERPYACLECGRPFAEKGKLARHQRTHRGEKCSECGKHFPGNTQLAIHQRIHRGEKPYECSECGKCFQNNERLVVHQRSHTGEKPYECTQCGKRFTDKGTLVRHGRTHTGERPFECSDCGKCFAESGKLSRHQRTHLSEKQFRCSECGKDLSNKLSLIIHQRIHTGEKPYVCSHCGKCYTYKSSLTKHLNIHSQKNQYTCTECGRHFSEKRNLVKHYRSHTGVKEFLCLECGKNYSDKSSLVIHQRIHTGEKPYVCSYCGKCYSDKSSLGKHERLHREDKL; encoded by the coding sequence ATGGAAAATCTTAGAATACACCCAAATAGGATGCAAAGCTCTGTGAGGATGGTGACCAAGCAGGTCGCTTTATTTAAAGATCACAATGTCACAGAATCCAACGTGGCTATATTGGTAAATGATCCAAGGCAATGTTCATCTGTATTTATCAAGGGGGAACCAGCCTCATGCGATGCAAGTAACCCTACTGACACTGCTGAATATGCAATCACAGAAAGTAAATGGCGAGGTGAACCTGCTGACATGAAGGAGGAACCTACCTCATGTGATATTCAACAACTCGAGGACAATGCTGTCTACACACCCAAAGATCATACACAAGATTCATCTACTGATATCAAGGAGGAACATGCTGTATATGACATAGAGAATTCCATTAATGCTGACAGTTGTACCCCCGCTGATCACAGACCAGATCTGTCTTCTCATATGAAGGAAGAATCGGACCCAAGTCATGATGGAAGTCTCATCAATGCTGACCTTTCTAAACCTTTGCATCATGTAGAACAGGACCCCGTTGAAATGAAAAAGGAGCCAGTCTCTCATGATGGAAGAATTATATCTGTCCACTGTAGTGATAAATCAATAGATCATACACACGAATATTTACCGGCTAATGTTAAGGAGGAATCTGATTTTAGAGAAGCGTCAAATAATGCTATTTCAACTGTATGTTCTCACATAAAGGAGGAACCGGATTCATTCACTGAAAAATATACAACGGACCAGAACATAATTGTGCCTAGAAATAATACAGTTTCTTCAAATTTTCGGAGGAATGAAGTCAAGCAGGAAAACTCTGTTATCGCTCTCAGTAAGCAGAGTGGAAGGAACGAAGACTGTGAATTTATATGTGTTGAATGTGGAAGAAGTTTTAATGATATCACAGCTCTGGGAAAACATCAGCGACATCATGTGAAACAGAAAGTGTTTCACAATTATGAATCTGAAGACATCCAGCCTCCAAGCCAATGTGAATGTCCAGAATGTGGTAAAAATTTCCAGACAAATTGTCAACTACTTGTCCATCAAAGAAGCCACATTAGAGAAAAGTCATTTAAATGCAGTTTTTGTGGAAAGCGGTTCTCTGAGAGGGGAACGTTAGTCCGGCATGAACGAATTCACACTGGTGAGAGGCCATATGCCTGCTTGGAGTGTGGTAGACCGTTTGCTGAGAAAGGCAAGCTGGCCAGGCATCAAAGAACTCATCGAGGTGAAaaatgctcagaatgtggaaagcATTTTCCAGGTAATACCCAACTAGCTATACATCAACGAATTCACAGAGGAGAGAAACCGTATGAGTGTTCAGAGTGtggcaaatgtttccaaaacaatgAACGTCTTGTGGTGCATCAAAGAAGCCACACGGGTGAAAAACCTTATGAATGTACCCAGTGTGGAAAACGGTTTACTGACAAAGGAACACTAGTGAGACATGGAAGGACTCACACTGGTGAGCGGCCATTTGAATGTTCTgactgtggaaaatgttttgcagaGAGTGGAAAGCTTTCTAGGCACCAACGAACCCACTTGAGCGAGAAACAATTTCGTTGTTCTGAATGTGGTAAAGATTTGAGCAATAAGCTGTCCCTCATCATTCATCAGAgaatacacacaggggagaagccatatgttTGTTCCCATTGTGGTAAATGCTACACCTATAAGTCCTCTCTAACGAAACATCTGAACATCCACTCACAGAAGAATCAGTACACCTGTACCGAATGTGGGCGACATTTTAGCGAGAAAAGGAACTTGGTAAAGCATTACCGTTCTCACACAGGAGTGAAGGAGTTTCTATGTTTGGAATGTGGCAAAAATTACAGTGACAAATCATCACTAGTCATCCATCAGAGGATTCATACTGGGGAGAAGCCATATGTTTGTTCATACTGTGGAAAATGTTACAGTGACAAGTCTTCTCTAGGTAAACATGAGCGACTTCACAGGGAAGATAAATTGTAG